In Amyelois transitella isolate CPQ chromosome 3, ilAmyTran1.1, whole genome shotgun sequence, a single genomic region encodes these proteins:
- the LOC106132989 gene encoding lipase 1, giving the protein MIWPQIFATLLLSLEISHATQTKDVVNFTELFGYSPRGSLKFPELAAYDGFHSETHYVTTSDGYILALFRIPLQDTCPEDDDKLPILFNHGLYLSGDDCILPGPGKSHCYIYSDNCYDVWIPNNRGNRYSRNHTTLNPDKNPEFWNFAWDDMASKDLPAIIDYILKVTGKKQLTFVGHSQGVATLILLCAKQPEYNDKINVGFGLSATAWLDHSRFLLIPVEAGLSAVADGVNNLTNAEFLPTGGLVQTAGTVLCGLSEVEYPFCSFILFAALGFNKFNIKPDVLKALPGHVPAGTSLKDFIRWGQIRKNGFTEYDYGLVGNIKAYGKLKPPVFNLSAVSMKWIFLASLNDYVGDPRDIKRLTHVLSNAEMCVLNDTKFGHLDFLYADSLSVQITPKVLSYLETGNYKCDTNTASTL; this is encoded by the coding sequence atgatttGGCCACAAATCTTTGCAACCCTTCTGCTATCACTTGAAATATCCCACGCCACGCAAACCAAAGATGTCGTCAACTTCACCGAACTGTTTGGATATTCGCCACGCGGCAGCCTCAAGTTTCCTGAGCTAGCGGCGTATGATGGCTTTCACAGTGAAACTCACTACGTCACCACAAGTGATGGCTACATCCTTGCGCTCTTCAGAATCCCACTCCAAGACACCTGCCCTGAAGACGACGATAAACTTCCAATCTTGTTTAACCATGGACTCTACTTGAGTGGAGATGATTGCATACTGCCGGGGCCTGGGAAATCCCACTGCTACATATACTCCGATAACTGCTACGACGTGTGGATACCCAATAATCGAGGAAACCGCTACAGTAGGAATCATACCACACTCAATCCTGACAAAAACCCCGAGTTCTGGAATTTCGCCTGGGACGACATGGCGTCTAAAGATTTGCCAGCCATTATTGACTATATCCTAAAAGTTACTGGTAAGAAACAACTGACATTTGTAGGTCATAGCCAAGGCGTAGCAACATTGATTTTACTATGCGCAAAACAGCCAGAgtacaatgataaaattaatgtaggCTTCGGACTGTCAGCCACAGCTTGGCTGGATCACTCACGATTCTTACTGATACCTGTAGAAGCAGGACTGTCCGCCGTTGCAGACGGTGTTAACAATTTGACAAACGCAGAATTCCTTCCAACGGGAGGGCTTGTGCAAACTGCCGGCACAGTCTTGTGCGGACTTAGCGAAGTCGAGTACCCGTTTTGCTCATTCATCCTCTTTGCTGCTTTGGgcttcaataaatttaatatcaaaccCGATGTTTTGAAAGCACTTCCTGGTCACGTTCCAGCCGGTACATCGCTCAAAGACTTCATTCGCTGGGGTCAGATCAGGAAAAACGGTTTCACAGAATATGATTATGGGTTAGTAGGAAACATAAAAGCGTACGGTAAACTGAAGCCACCagttttcaatttaagcgCAGTGTCAATGAAATGGATTTTCCTCGCCAGTTTGAACGACTACGTCGGCGACCCAAGGGACATCAAACGGCTAACACACGTGCTATCCAATGCTGAAATGTGTGTATTGAACGACACGAAGTTTGGGCATCTGGACTTTTTGTATGCGGATAGCTTGTCGGTACAAATTACTCCTAAAGTGCTGTCCTATTTAGAGACTGGGAATTACAAATGTGATACGAATACCGCAAGTACTTTATAA